In Solea senegalensis isolate Sse05_10M unplaced genomic scaffold, IFAPA_SoseM_1 scf7180000014733, whole genome shotgun sequence, one genomic interval encodes:
- the psma1 gene encoding proteasome subunit alpha type-1, whose protein sequence is MFRNQYDNDVTVWSPQGRIHQIEYAMEAVKQGSATVGLKSKTHAVLVALKRAQSELAAHQKKILHVDNHIGISIAGLTADARLLCNFMRQECLDSRFVFDRPLPTSRLVSLVGSKTQIPTQRYGRRPYGVGLLIAGFDDMGPHIFQTCPSANYFDCKAMSIGARSQSARTYLERCMDKFSDCNLNELVQHGLRALRETLPAEQDLTTKNVSIGIVGKDMEFIIYDDDNVASFLEGLEERPQRKVAQPADEPAAEVPDEPMEH, encoded by the exons GGCCGTATTCATCAGATCGAGTATGCCATGGAGGCGGTGAAGCAAGGCTCTGCAACCGTTGGACTCAAATCCAAAACCCATGCTGTCCTGGTTGCACTAAAG agagcCCAGTCTGAACTGGCTGCTCACCAGAAAAAGATCCTCCATGTTGACAACCACATTGGTATCTCCATTGCTGGACTGACTGCTGATGCCAGACTTCTCTG TAACTTCATGCGTCAAGAGTGCCTGGACTCCAGATTTGTCTTTGACAGACCTCTCCCCACATCACGTCTTGTCTCTCTTGTTGGCAGCA AAACCCAAATTCCAACGCAGAGGTATGGAAGGAGGCCCTATGGTGTGGGACTCCTTATTGCTGGATTTGAT GATATGGGACCTCACATCTTCCAGACCTGCCCATCGGCGAACTACTTTGATTGCAAAGCCATGTCGATCGGAGCACGCTCTCAGTCTGCACGTACCTACCTGGAGAGATGCATGGATAAATTTTCCGACT gTAATCTGAATGAGCTCGTCCAGCATGGCCTCCGTGCTCTCAGAGAAACTCTCCCAGCTGAGCAGGACCTCACTACCAAG AATGTTTCCATTGGCATTGTGGGGAAGGACATGGAGTTCATCATTTATGATGACGATAATGTTGCCTCGTTCCTGGAGGGACTTGAGGAGAGGCCACAGAGAAAG GTTGCCCAGCCCGCAGATGAACCTGCTGCAGAGGTACCCGATGAGCCAATGGAGCACTGA